From Paenibacillus physcomitrellae, the proteins below share one genomic window:
- a CDS encoding TIGR03943 family putative permease subunit — MVRLYVLAGFILVFLKMQLDGDLNKYINTKYAYLSVSSIVLLILLFIFEAVRFYAKERESGHKEKSSLPLQQQNGNSQENPTNAVQVPSLHEQQHGHQEYEHEHAHRHSHVHQSHEAHSHASHEGHSHGSSSRILRLLTYTVLIFPVVTGLFLPVETLDSSFVKAKGFSFPAIDVSNDNPGYHQFLKPDTSVFYGKSGYKTVSQKELAGFEDQPQLNLNDTNYLSGLEALYNYPDKFADKTISFKGFIYKGEQTREQNYFVFRFGFIHCVADSGVFGMLVEFPKDTTLQDDQWVQVTGSLTSELYQPFKQTLPVLKVESWKTIDAPSDPYVYRTF, encoded by the coding sequence ATGGTACGCCTTTATGTATTAGCTGGATTTATCCTGGTGTTTCTTAAAATGCAGCTTGACGGAGATCTAAACAAATACATCAACACGAAATACGCTTACCTCTCGGTCAGCTCCATTGTTTTGTTGATTCTTTTGTTTATTTTTGAAGCGGTTCGTTTCTATGCGAAGGAACGGGAAAGCGGTCATAAAGAGAAAAGCTCCCTTCCTTTGCAGCAGCAGAATGGCAACAGCCAAGAGAACCCGACGAATGCGGTGCAGGTTCCTTCCCTGCACGAGCAGCAGCATGGGCATCAAGAATATGAACATGAACATGCTCACCGCCATAGTCACGTACATCAGAGCCACGAAGCTCACTCGCACGCGAGTCATGAAGGTCACTCACACGGTAGTTCTTCCCGGATCCTTCGTCTGCTCACGTATACCGTGCTGATTTTCCCGGTGGTAACAGGTTTATTCCTGCCCGTGGAGACGCTGGATTCCAGCTTCGTCAAAGCGAAGGGCTTCTCCTTCCCGGCGATCGATGTGTCAAACGACAATCCGGGCTATCACCAGTTTCTAAAGCCGGATACGAGCGTCTTCTACGGCAAGTCCGGTTACAAGACCGTTTCGCAGAAAGAACTGGCAGGCTTTGAAGACCAGCCTCAGCTGAATTTGAACGATACGAATTATCTCAGCGGTCTCGAAGCCTTGTACAACTACCCGGACAAATTTGCCGACAAGACCATCAGCTTCAAAGGTTTCATCTACAAGGGTGAGCAGACCCGGGAACAGAATTATTTCGTGTTCCGATTTGGATTTATCCACTGCGTGGCCGACTCTGGTGTATTCGGCATGCTGGTAGAGTTTCCGAAGGATACGACCCTCCAGGACGACCAGTGGGTACAGGTGACGGGCAGCTTGACCTCTGAACTGTACCAGCCTTTTAAACAGACTTTACCGGTTTTGAAGGTTGAAAGCTGGAAGACGATTGACGCACCTTCCGATCCTTATGTATACCGGACTTTCTAA
- a CDS encoding assimilatory sulfite reductase (NADPH) flavoprotein subunit, producing MELLVTNSPFTQEQVELLNRLLPTLTDSQRIWLNGYLAALQGTGGQAASGTAALNTAGTPADLLSGAASAVPASPAVPKEATVLFGSQTGNSQGLAKKLAQKLEQQGFAVTLSSMSDFKTNTLKKLHYLFVVVSTQGEGDPPDNAISFHSFLNSKRAPELSGLSYSVLALGDTSYEYFCKTGKDFDERFEQLGARRLVPRTDCDVDFDESAAEWMNRVLESVSQTAAPAVSVSPSEAGSASSAEVQSEYSRTNPFPAEVLENLNLNGRGASKETRHLELSLESSNLTYEPGDSLGIYPENHPQLVDDLIEAMGWNPEETVALDKKGQTGPLREALLRHYEITVLTKPLLEQASKLVPDSTLKELLAAGHKQELRDYLKGRDLLDLIQDYSLKGIPAGDFVGILRKLPARLYSISSSPSANPDEVHVTVRAVRYERGGRQRYGVCSVHLADRIQPGDSLPVFIQQNPNFKLPADPDAPLIMVGPGTGVAPFRSFLGEREEQGAAGRTWLFFGDQHFATDFLYQVEWQRWLKDGVLTRMDVAFSRDKDQKVYVQHRMLERGAELYKWIQDGAYIYVCGDEKYMAQDVHQALQSILVQQGGLSPEAAAEYLTGLQQQKRYQRDVY from the coding sequence TTGGAACTTTTAGTCACGAACAGTCCTTTTACGCAAGAGCAGGTTGAGCTGCTTAACCGCCTGCTGCCAACCTTAACCGATTCCCAGCGAATCTGGTTAAACGGCTACCTGGCCGCTTTGCAGGGAACAGGAGGGCAGGCCGCTTCCGGCACGGCTGCTCTGAATACTGCCGGGACTCCGGCTGATCTTCTGTCTGGCGCTGCTTCAGCGGTGCCGGCATCCCCGGCTGTTCCCAAGGAAGCCACCGTTCTGTTCGGCTCCCAAACTGGTAACAGCCAAGGCTTGGCCAAGAAGCTGGCCCAGAAGCTGGAGCAGCAGGGATTTGCGGTTACGCTTTCTTCCATGAGCGATTTCAAGACGAACACACTGAAGAAACTTCATTACTTGTTTGTTGTGGTAAGCACACAGGGGGAAGGAGACCCGCCGGACAATGCGATTTCGTTCCACAGCTTCCTGAACAGCAAACGGGCACCGGAGCTGAGCGGGCTCAGCTACTCCGTATTGGCCCTTGGCGATACTTCCTACGAGTATTTCTGCAAAACCGGTAAAGATTTCGATGAACGGTTTGAACAGCTTGGCGCGAGACGCCTTGTTCCGCGTACGGACTGCGACGTCGATTTTGACGAGTCTGCGGCCGAGTGGATGAACCGGGTGCTGGAATCCGTCAGTCAAACGGCGGCGCCTGCCGTATCGGTGAGCCCGTCAGAAGCAGGTTCGGCTTCAAGTGCCGAAGTGCAGTCGGAATATTCCAGAACGAATCCGTTCCCTGCGGAAGTGCTGGAGAATTTGAATCTGAACGGCCGCGGCGCGAGCAAAGAGACACGTCATCTCGAGCTTTCGCTGGAAAGCTCAAACCTGACTTATGAACCGGGCGACAGCCTCGGTATCTATCCGGAGAACCATCCCCAGCTGGTGGATGATCTGATTGAAGCGATGGGCTGGAATCCGGAAGAGACGGTGGCTTTGGATAAAAAAGGGCAGACCGGACCGCTGCGAGAAGCGCTGCTTCGTCATTACGAAATTACAGTGCTGACCAAACCGCTGCTGGAGCAGGCCTCGAAGCTGGTTCCGGACAGCACGCTTAAGGAATTGCTGGCCGCAGGGCACAAACAGGAGCTGCGCGATTATTTGAAAGGGCGGGATCTGCTGGATCTGATTCAGGATTACAGCCTCAAAGGCATTCCGGCAGGCGATTTTGTTGGCATTCTCCGCAAGCTGCCGGCGCGGCTGTATTCTATTTCGAGCAGCCCTTCCGCCAATCCGGATGAAGTTCATGTTACGGTTCGTGCGGTCCGCTATGAAAGAGGCGGAAGACAGCGCTATGGCGTCTGCTCGGTTCATTTGGCTGACCGCATCCAGCCGGGCGACAGTCTGCCGGTGTTTATCCAGCAGAATCCGAACTTCAAGCTGCCGGCTGATCCGGATGCGCCATTAATTATGGTTGGACCGGGCACAGGGGTAGCGCCATTCCGTTCTTTCCTGGGTGAAAGGGAAGAGCAGGGAGCAGCCGGACGGACCTGGCTGTTTTTCGGGGATCAGCATTTTGCTACGGATTTCTTGTACCAGGTAGAGTGGCAGCGCTGGTTGAAGGACGGCGTACTCACCCGGATGGATGTCGCTTTCTCCAGGGACAAGGACCAGAAGGTTTATGTACAGCACAGGATGCTGGAACGGGGAGCCGAGCTGTACAAGTGGATTCAGGACGGCGCTTATATTTATGTATGCGGTGATGAGAAATATATGGCTCAGGATGTTCATCAGGCGCTGCAGTCTATCTTGGTGCAGCAAGGCGGTCTGAGCCCTGAAGCAGCGGCTGAATATTTAACCGGTCTGCAGCAGCAGAAACGTTATCAGCGCGATGTGTATTAA
- the cysI gene encoding assimilatory sulfite reductase (NADPH) hemoprotein subunit, protein MSENHLLSKNSAPHSDVEEIKRNSNYLRGSLTETLADPITGSIPEDDNRLMKHHGSYMQDDRDLRNERAHQKLEPAYQFMLRVRASGGVVTPEQWLMMDRISHKYGNGTIRLTTRQSFQLHGVLKWNLKNTIREVNEALLSTLAACGDVNRNVMCNPNPYQSDVHGEVYEWATKVSRHLDPRTRAYHEIWLDEEKVIDSRDQDTEVEPIYGPVYLPRKFKIGIAVPPSNDVDVFSQDLGFIAIVEDGKLAGFNVAVGGGMGMTHGDPKTYPQVSKIIGFCTPEQMVDVAEKTVTIQRDYGDRSVRKHARFKYTIDDRGINWLVEELTNRLGYSLADARPYHFEHNGDRYGWVKGSNGKWHFTLFIQNGRVKDFDDYPLMTGLREIAKVHSGDFRLTPNQNLVIGNVSSKNKKKIQKLIEQYSLTDGTHYSALRRNSMACVALPTCGLAMAESERYLPSLLDKIEPMLEEAGLRDEDIVIRMTGCPNGCARPMLAEMSFIGKAPGRYNMYLGGGFSGNRLNKLYKENIGEEEILSSLQPMINRYAKERLEGEHFGDFTIRAGYVKEVLDGQEFHA, encoded by the coding sequence ATGTCAGAAAATCATTTGTTGTCCAAGAACAGTGCACCGCACAGCGACGTTGAAGAGATTAAACGAAACAGCAATTATTTGCGGGGCAGCTTGACGGAGACGCTGGCGGACCCGATTACCGGTTCCATACCGGAAGATGACAACCGGCTGATGAAGCATCACGGCAGCTATATGCAGGATGACCGGGATCTGCGGAACGAACGAGCGCATCAGAAGCTGGAGCCCGCTTATCAGTTTATGCTCCGCGTCCGCGCATCGGGTGGTGTGGTGACCCCCGAGCAGTGGCTGATGATGGACCGCATTTCGCATAAATACGGGAATGGCACTATCCGTCTGACGACCCGTCAGTCGTTCCAGCTGCATGGTGTCTTGAAATGGAATTTGAAAAATACGATCCGCGAAGTTAATGAGGCGCTGCTCAGCACGCTGGCAGCCTGCGGAGACGTTAACCGCAACGTAATGTGCAACCCGAATCCGTACCAGTCTGACGTTCACGGCGAAGTGTACGAATGGGCAACCAAGGTCAGCAGACACTTGGATCCGCGGACCAGAGCTTACCATGAAATTTGGCTGGACGAAGAGAAGGTGATCGACAGCCGGGATCAGGATACGGAAGTGGAACCGATTTACGGTCCGGTCTATCTTCCGCGAAAATTCAAAATCGGTATTGCGGTGCCTCCTTCAAACGACGTAGACGTATTCTCACAGGATCTTGGATTTATCGCTATTGTGGAAGACGGGAAACTGGCCGGCTTTAACGTAGCGGTCGGCGGCGGTATGGGAATGACCCACGGCGATCCGAAGACGTATCCGCAGGTCTCCAAAATTATCGGCTTCTGCACACCGGAGCAAATGGTGGACGTCGCGGAGAAAACAGTGACGATTCAGCGGGATTACGGGGACCGGTCGGTTCGTAAGCATGCGCGCTTCAAATATACGATTGATGATCGCGGTATTAACTGGCTTGTCGAGGAATTAACCAATCGTTTGGGTTATTCGCTGGCCGATGCCCGCCCTTATCATTTCGAACATAACGGTGACCGGTATGGCTGGGTGAAGGGCAGCAACGGCAAATGGCATTTTACCTTGTTCATTCAGAATGGCCGTGTTAAAGATTTCGATGATTATCCGTTGATGACCGGGCTGCGCGAAATTGCGAAGGTTCATAGCGGGGATTTCCGTCTGACGCCTAATCAGAATCTGGTTATCGGCAATGTAAGCAGCAAGAATAAGAAAAAGATTCAGAAACTGATTGAACAATACAGCCTGACCGATGGCACCCATTATTCAGCGCTGCGCCGTAACTCGATGGCCTGCGTTGCGCTTCCAACCTGCGGGCTTGCGATGGCGGAGTCGGAACGGTATCTGCCATCGCTGCTGGACAAAATCGAGCCGATGCTGGAGGAAGCGGGCCTGCGCGATGAGGACATCGTGATCCGCATGACCGGCTGCCCGAACGGCTGCGCAAGACCGATGCTGGCAGAGATGTCTTTCATCGGCAAAGCTCCTGGACGCTACAATATGTATCTGGGCGGCGGCTTCAGCGGGAACCGCTTGAACAAACTGTACAAGGAAAATATCGGCGAAGAAGAAATTTTGAGTTCGCTTCAGCCGATGATTAACCGTTATGCCAAAGAACGGCTTGAAGGGGAGCACTTCGGTGATTTCACGATCCGCGCCGGATATGTGAAAGAAGTGCTGGACGGACAGGAATTTCACGCATAA
- a CDS encoding spermidine synthase: MDDWRITLLHHLLFQDQTVNHHITVYDTDELDGQKGRFRVLKFASEANQGAMDLDDPDRVLFEYPRAIIHLMEHNAPDFEEVFMIGHGIGTLSRYFSEKNIMVAELDPVVIQISRDYFGYSRNNVQIGDGRVLLERQPAGKFDYVVLDAFDAEGTPLHLVSTTFFQIIADKLKPDGTVLLNLTGRAGHDHLLGAIGETMSQHFAYTLVFALKADSRGDVVNFILAGSGKPLLYQERQMAGFKETTLPPGYLLWDE; the protein is encoded by the coding sequence ATGGACGATTGGAGGATTACACTTTTGCATCACTTGTTATTTCAAGATCAAACCGTTAACCACCATATTACGGTTTACGATACGGATGAGCTGGATGGCCAGAAAGGCCGATTTCGGGTTTTGAAGTTTGCCAGCGAGGCTAATCAGGGAGCCATGGATTTGGATGATCCGGACCGTGTTTTATTTGAATATCCAAGAGCCATAATTCATTTGATGGAGCATAACGCACCTGATTTTGAAGAGGTTTTTATGATTGGACATGGGATTGGGACCTTGTCGCGTTATTTTTCAGAGAAGAATATCATGGTAGCCGAGCTTGACCCCGTGGTGATTCAAATCAGTCGAGATTATTTCGGCTACAGCCGGAATAATGTGCAGATCGGAGACGGGAGGGTTTTGCTGGAACGCCAGCCTGCAGGGAAGTTTGATTATGTGGTATTGGATGCATTTGACGCGGAGGGCACTCCCCTGCATCTGGTGTCTACAACGTTCTTTCAAATCATAGCTGACAAACTTAAGCCGGATGGAACGGTGCTTCTTAATCTCACAGGAAGGGCGGGTCATGACCATCTGTTAGGGGCTATTGGAGAGACCATGAGCCAACATTTTGCTTATACCCTGGTGTTTGCCCTAAAAGCGGACAGCCGCGGAGATGTGGTGAATTTTATTCTGGCTGGCTCAGGTAAACCGCTGCTTTATCAGGAACGCCAAATGGCTGGGTTTAAAGAGACAACTCTTCCTCCTGGGTATTTGCTGTGGGACGAATAG
- a CDS encoding extracellular solute-binding protein, producing MRQRLKPWGIILCLTMFVSLLAACGSGSSGAGDSGPTSGSAEDVHKDGFPIVDKPITLSVFAPDVGAANWDTMQVFKDMESMTNIKLTFQTAPVDSFETKKNLVFASGDLPDIFYAANLTPAEQVTYGGQGTLIPLENLIDEYAPNLKKLLDENPDVRKSITTPDGHIYALPYIDKGAVWYKSPLYYNGSFLKKLGVTKLPETPDELYDYLKRVKTEDPNGNGQADEIPLTSTKLKDIRVQLLGFWGMYDEIYYADKEGKVHYTPQEEGYKEYLTFLNRLWKDDLLDHETFSQTDDQKKAKGKNNQVALFNDWLPYFMLGGEPNTENPFMAPLKTGFPDSPVVAKNSGISKNGTFAISKTNPAPEATMRWVDYQYGYEGSTLFNQGPENVLWKYTDKDKHIKEWLPVPGGGDREQYRGTLTPNYGITTPGVSLPEVTQGLRSEIDDWVEKENKEKILPYAKVPYPNVFLTEEEQNEVTALQSDLSNYVEQMEAKFVTGQEPLSNWDKYNAQVKQMGGDRIAEIYQAAYDRWDQQGTK from the coding sequence ATGAGACAAAGGTTAAAACCATGGGGGATCATCCTGTGCCTGACGATGTTCGTTTCACTGCTTGCCGCTTGCGGTTCAGGATCGAGCGGAGCCGGGGACAGCGGACCGACTTCAGGCTCTGCGGAAGACGTGCATAAGGACGGTTTTCCGATCGTCGACAAGCCGATCACGCTGTCGGTCTTTGCGCCGGACGTTGGCGCTGCTAACTGGGATACGATGCAGGTATTCAAGGACATGGAGAGTATGACCAACATCAAGCTTACTTTCCAGACAGCTCCTGTAGACAGCTTTGAGACTAAAAAGAATCTGGTCTTTGCGAGCGGAGATCTGCCGGACATTTTCTATGCTGCGAATCTGACTCCTGCTGAACAGGTTACTTATGGAGGCCAGGGAACGCTGATTCCACTGGAAAATCTGATTGATGAGTATGCGCCGAATCTTAAAAAGCTGCTGGACGAGAACCCGGATGTCCGAAAATCCATCACTACGCCGGACGGTCATATTTATGCTCTGCCGTATATTGATAAAGGCGCCGTGTGGTACAAAAGCCCGCTGTACTACAACGGAAGCTTTCTGAAGAAGCTTGGCGTAACCAAGCTCCCTGAAACGCCGGATGAGCTTTATGACTATTTGAAACGGGTGAAGACTGAGGATCCGAACGGTAATGGACAGGCGGACGAAATCCCGCTCACCTCTACCAAACTGAAGGACATCCGTGTGCAGCTGCTGGGTTTCTGGGGTATGTACGACGAGATATATTACGCAGACAAAGAGGGGAAAGTGCACTACACTCCGCAGGAGGAAGGGTACAAGGAATATTTGACCTTCTTGAACCGTCTGTGGAAGGATGATTTGCTGGATCACGAAACCTTCTCCCAAACGGACGATCAGAAGAAAGCCAAGGGGAAAAATAACCAGGTTGCGCTGTTCAACGACTGGCTGCCTTACTTTATGCTGGGCGGGGAGCCCAACACCGAAAATCCGTTTATGGCGCCGCTGAAGACGGGATTCCCGGACTCTCCGGTCGTGGCCAAAAACTCGGGCATTTCCAAAAACGGCACGTTTGCCATTTCCAAAACCAATCCGGCTCCGGAAGCAACGATGCGCTGGGTTGATTATCAGTATGGCTATGAAGGCTCAACTTTGTTCAACCAGGGGCCGGAAAATGTGTTGTGGAAATATACGGACAAAGATAAACATATCAAAGAGTGGCTGCCCGTTCCGGGTGGAGGCGACCGTGAGCAGTACCGCGGTACTCTGACGCCAAACTACGGTATTACGACGCCTGGTGTCAGTCTGCCCGAAGTTACCCAGGGCTTGAGATCGGAAATTGACGATTGGGTTGAGAAGGAGAACAAGGAGAAAATTCTGCCTTACGCGAAAGTGCCTTACCCGAACGTCTTCTTGACCGAAGAGGAACAAAACGAAGTTACTGCGCTTCAGTCCGACCTGAGCAACTATGTGGAGCAAATGGAAGCCAAGTTTGTAACGGGTCAGGAGCCTCTTTCGAATTGGGATAAATATAATGCCCAAGTGAAGCAAATGGGCGGCGACCGCATCGCGGAGATCTACCAGGCGGCCTATGACCGCTGGGATCAGCAGGGAACTAAATAG
- a CDS encoding Cof-type HAD-IIB family hydrolase has translation MTERSIIFFDIDGTLLGEDKKVPASAKEAVFALKRLGHEVAIATGRAPFMFKELRKELDIDSFVSYNGQYVVLRGEAIYTNPMDKNALQQLTDLALQRNHPVVYMDHEDMKVTVPDHEYVTASMGTLKIYDLPGHDPLYYQNRDIYQSLLFCEEGEEQEYEQQFKAFDLIRWHPYSTDVIPAGGSKAKGIAKITEKLGIPAERQYAFGDGLNDIEMLSQITNSIAMGNGVPEAKAAAKYVTKSADEDGILHGLQMVGLL, from the coding sequence ATGACGGAGAGAAGTATTATTTTCTTCGATATAGACGGAACGCTGCTGGGGGAGGATAAAAAGGTGCCGGCTTCCGCCAAAGAAGCGGTATTTGCCTTAAAACGCCTGGGCCATGAAGTGGCAATCGCGACCGGCCGGGCTCCCTTTATGTTTAAAGAACTTCGGAAAGAGCTGGACATCGACAGCTTTGTCAGCTACAACGGTCAATACGTCGTCCTGCGCGGCGAGGCAATTTACACCAATCCCATGGATAAAAATGCTCTGCAGCAGCTGACGGACCTGGCTCTCCAGCGTAATCACCCCGTCGTTTATATGGATCACGAGGATATGAAGGTGACGGTCCCGGATCACGAATACGTTACCGCCAGCATGGGGACTTTAAAAATTTACGATCTTCCCGGTCATGACCCGCTTTACTACCAGAACCGCGACATTTATCAGTCCCTGCTGTTCTGCGAAGAAGGCGAAGAACAGGAATACGAGCAGCAATTTAAAGCCTTCGATCTGATCCGCTGGCATCCTTACTCCACCGACGTCATTCCAGCGGGCGGCTCCAAAGCCAAAGGCATTGCCAAGATCACCGAGAAGCTGGGTATTCCGGCCGAACGCCAATATGCTTTTGGAGATGGACTTAACGATATTGAGATGCTCTCGCAGATTACGAACAGCATCGCTATGGGCAACGGAGTTCCGGAAGCCAAAGCCGCAGCCAAATACGTGACTAAATCAGCGGACGAAGATGGCATTTTACATGGGCTGCAAATGGTTGGACTGCTGTAA
- a CDS encoding MGDG synthase family glycosyltransferase, with protein sequence MRQLRIMILTAGYGEGHNQVSRAVEQEFAARGIKDVFIVDLMKEAHPLLNSVSTKLYLKSSLTSQYGLDLYGWSYYWTRGTRPGSSLGKYFNSLGKRKLKALLSQVSPDIILNTFPFGAAAEAGNELDVPVCTVITDYTLHGRWTHPAMSRYYVATDELKYDMEKKAFASAQQILVTGIPVRRGFVLRNQGAGDDRGHYQQQEIPSGDRAHRNKLVMLSAGSFGVPQQLEEIVRRLLAAGNCRLAIVCGRNERLYARWSAMFGGNPKVEIFGFVPNIHEIMAQAACLVTKAGGVTLSEAIALRVPVFIYKPFSGQEKENAVYLAGKGAATIAESAPELSRQISRLLDNPAEEMGIRRRMSDLCKGVAAEKIVSDMLELLESRLRVTV encoded by the coding sequence ATGCGTCAACTGCGCATTATGATTTTAACGGCCGGTTACGGAGAGGGGCATAATCAGGTTTCCAGAGCTGTGGAGCAGGAATTCGCCGCCAGAGGCATCAAGGACGTATTCATCGTGGATTTGATGAAGGAGGCCCACCCGCTGTTAAACTCGGTTTCGACGAAATTATATTTGAAGAGCAGCCTGACTTCCCAGTACGGCTTGGACCTCTATGGCTGGAGTTATTATTGGACGAGGGGAACCCGTCCGGGCAGCTCGCTGGGCAAATATTTTAATTCCCTTGGAAAAAGAAAGCTAAAAGCCCTGCTGAGCCAGGTCTCTCCCGACATCATTCTAAACACCTTCCCTTTCGGGGCGGCAGCTGAAGCCGGAAATGAGCTTGACGTGCCGGTCTGCACGGTGATCACCGATTATACGCTCCACGGACGATGGACGCATCCGGCCATGAGCCGCTATTATGTGGCGACGGACGAATTGAAATATGATATGGAGAAGAAAGCCTTTGCTTCAGCGCAGCAGATTCTGGTGACGGGGATTCCGGTCCGCAGAGGTTTTGTCCTGCGGAATCAAGGCGCCGGGGATGACCGGGGACACTATCAGCAGCAGGAAATTCCGTCAGGAGACCGTGCTCACCGCAACAAGCTGGTAATGCTCAGCGCCGGTTCATTCGGCGTACCGCAGCAGCTGGAGGAGATCGTCCGGAGGCTGTTGGCGGCGGGAAACTGCCGGCTTGCGATCGTCTGCGGCCGCAATGAACGACTATATGCCAGGTGGTCCGCAATGTTTGGCGGAAACCCGAAAGTCGAAATTTTCGGATTTGTGCCGAATATCCACGAAATTATGGCGCAGGCCGCCTGTCTGGTTACGAAGGCGGGAGGGGTCACTTTATCGGAAGCGATCGCGCTGCGCGTGCCTGTGTTTATCTATAAACCTTTTTCAGGACAGGAGAAGGAAAACGCGGTTTATCTCGCCGGAAAAGGCGCAGCCACAATCGCGGAAAGCGCCCCGGAGTTAAGCCGGCAAATCAGCCGTTTGCTGGATAATCCCGCAGAAGAAATGGGAATTCGCAGACGAATGTCGGATCTCTGCAAGGGCGTGGCGGCGGAAAAGATCGTCAGTGATATGCTGGAGCTGCTGGAAAGCAGGCTGCGGGTTACGGTTTAA
- a CDS encoding TVP38/TMEM64 family protein, translated as MDNKSNCKTCRTGVKWISAFSLLLILAAIVYVAYLIKTGQYSKVMNSVQQLGILGIVAGIFIQAVLNMLPVPGEFSALLLLEVYGPVWGGVYAWIGGIVGSIGGLYLTRWVAKPHVAAVKPALDKMEEWLGRYGDLGLLMIRFVPFVPYHVVNYAAGLLKVGLWGFAWTTAVGILPYSIAMSCLYAGMRSSPWVWALVLGIGIAAAAWLFFFRRKNVVLDRK; from the coding sequence ATGGACAACAAAAGCAATTGCAAAACGTGCAGGACAGGCGTGAAATGGATATCCGCCTTCAGCCTGCTGCTGATTCTTGCTGCAATCGTTTATGTGGCTTATTTAATCAAAACCGGACAATATTCCAAAGTCATGAATTCCGTTCAGCAGCTGGGGATTTTAGGGATTGTCGCCGGCATTTTCATCCAGGCGGTGCTCAATATGCTGCCGGTTCCGGGGGAGTTTTCCGCTTTGCTTCTGCTGGAGGTATACGGACCGGTATGGGGAGGCGTTTATGCCTGGATCGGCGGGATCGTAGGTTCCATAGGCGGCTTGTATCTGACCCGCTGGGTGGCTAAACCTCATGTAGCGGCAGTAAAACCGGCGCTCGACAAGATGGAAGAGTGGCTGGGCAGGTACGGGGACTTAGGGCTTCTGATGATCCGGTTTGTGCCGTTTGTCCCTTACCATGTCGTCAATTATGCGGCGGGGCTGTTGAAAGTGGGACTTTGGGGGTTTGCCTGGACGACGGCCGTAGGCATTTTACCTTATTCCATCGCCATGAGCTGCCTTTATGCGGGAATGCGGAGCAGTCCCTGGGTTTGGGCACTTGTACTCGGCATCGGCATTGCCGCGGCAGCCTGGCTGTTTTTTTTTCGGAGAAAAAACGTTGTGCTTGACCGCAAATGA
- a CDS encoding NADPH-dependent FMN reductase — MKIATIVGSLRKDSFNMRLARYMQEQFKHKMDIEILEIHELPFYNQDIELDPPESVQIFKHKVNMADAVLWITPEYNYSIPGVTKNAIDWLSRVDKVMKGKPSWILGSSMGFLGSVRAQLHLREILFSPSIASPFYQGHEVYIGTAHEKFNEQGELIHEPTKQYLETVTDQFIEWMESGSWRFNPSTTNSSISTMSRV, encoded by the coding sequence TTGAAAATTGCAACTATTGTAGGAAGTCTGCGGAAGGATTCTTTTAATATGAGACTTGCCCGTTACATGCAGGAACAATTTAAACACAAGATGGATATAGAAATTTTAGAAATTCATGAGCTCCCGTTTTACAATCAGGATATTGAGCTGGATCCGCCGGAAAGCGTTCAAATCTTTAAACATAAAGTTAATATGGCTGACGCGGTTTTGTGGATCACACCAGAATACAATTACTCCATTCCGGGCGTCACTAAAAATGCGATAGACTGGCTGTCGCGCGTAGACAAGGTCATGAAAGGCAAACCCTCCTGGATTCTCGGATCTTCCATGGGTTTTCTGGGCAGCGTGCGCGCCCAGCTGCATCTGCGCGAAATTTTATTCTCGCCCAGCATCGCTTCCCCGTTTTATCAGGGCCACGAAGTTTATATTGGCACGGCTCACGAGAAATTCAACGAGCAGGGCGAATTGATCCACGAACCTACCAAACAGTATCTGGAGACGGTCACTGATCAATTTATCGAATGGATGGAATCCGGCTCCTGGCGTTTCAACCCAAGCACCACGAACAGTTCGATCAGCACGATGAGCAGAGTTTAA